One Oryza brachyantha chromosome 3, ObraRS2, whole genome shotgun sequence DNA segment encodes these proteins:
- the LOC102718820 gene encoding probable ubiquitin-conjugating enzyme E2 18 — protein MTSSSSPSRKVLSKIACNRLQKELAEWQVNPPAGFKHKVTDNLQRWVIEVAGAAGTLYAGETYQLQVDFPEHYPMEAPQVIFLHPAPMHPHIYSNGHICLDILYDSWSPAMTVSSVCISILSMLSSSPAKQRPADNDRYVRNCRNGRSPKETRWWFHDDKV, from the exons ATgacgagctcctcctccccttcccgcAAG GTGCTGAGCAAGATCGCATGCAACCGGCTGCAGAAGGAGCTCGCGGAGTGGCAGGTCAACCCCCCCGCCGGCTTCAAGCACAAGGTCACCGACAACCTCCAGAG gtgggtCATCGAGGTCGCTGGGGCCGCGGGCACGCTGTATGCCGGCGAGACATACCAATTGCAGGTGGACTTCCCTGAGCATTACCCCATGGAAGCTCCCCAG GTCATATTTCTGCATCCGGCACCAATGCATCCGCACATTTACAGCAATGGGCATATCTGCTTAG ATATATTGTATGATTCATGGTCACCTGCGATGACCGTTAGTTCTGTCTGTATCAGTATCTTGTCAATGTTATCAAGCTCGCCAGCTAAG CAACGTCCTGCAGATAATGATCGCTATGTCAGGAACTGCCGCAATGGGAGGTCGCCGAAAGAGACCAGGTGGTGGTTTCATGATGACAAAGTGTGA